Proteins encoded in a region of the Frondihabitans sp. 762G35 genome:
- a CDS encoding glycoside hydrolase family 65 protein has protein sequence MTVITSDPLDRNRFPVDEWALVETEFAPDDQGMAETIFAVGNGYLGMRGNLDEGRGGAAYGTFINGFHETWPIRHAEEAFGFARVGQTIVNVPDAKVIRLYIDDEPFVVAEADILRYSRRVDFRDGVLVRELEWRTPSGKRVLIRSRRLVSFTDRHLAVVEYEVTMLDADASVLISSQILNRQDLGDEYHAGMRAAATFDPRKAESFADRVLQPALKRAHGTRYVLGYQTTNSGMTIAVGAEHDLETDNEWQQSSQIEDDLAKHVYRIQAKAGRRIRVVKTITYHTSRGVPPRELADRCDRTLDRALEMAPEEIFDTQRDWLDDFWERSDVELPGHPILQQAIRWNIFQLAQATARTDGQGVAAKGVTGSGYGGHYFWDTEIYVLPFLSYTAPNVARNALRFRQGMLDAARERATELNQRGALFPWRTINGLESSAYYAAGTAQYHIDADITHALMQYVAATGDEDFLARGAIDILVETARLWADLGFWRSNGDQKFHIDGVTGPDEYTTVVDDNLYTNVMARANLWSAVRMCEELMVKNPTAYARMVTRLGLEEHELRGWTAAADAMEIPFDAHRGIHPQDAQFLDKELWDLDSTPESKRPLLLHYHPLVIYRFQVLKQADVVLALFLQGAEFTPAEKRRNFEYYDALTTGDSTLSAVVQSIIAAEVGHHRLARSYFLSSLFVDLADLHHNTADGVHVASTGGIWSSLVSGFGGMRDHDGRITFNPRLPEDWEKLVFRMTIKGSRVRVTVEQESITFTIEEGEGVTVHVGHEKYEVARSAPVVVPLSDQGPRIETPPPTTSDLRGMLRADGSVVTASIPMISLDRTEIDVDVQA, from the coding sequence ATGACCGTCATCACCTCGGACCCCCTCGACCGGAACCGCTTCCCCGTCGACGAGTGGGCGCTCGTCGAGACCGAGTTCGCCCCCGACGACCAGGGCATGGCGGAGACGATCTTCGCGGTCGGGAACGGCTACCTCGGGATGCGCGGCAACCTCGACGAGGGCCGCGGCGGTGCCGCGTACGGCACGTTCATCAACGGCTTCCACGAGACCTGGCCGATCCGTCACGCCGAGGAGGCCTTCGGCTTCGCCCGCGTCGGCCAGACGATCGTCAACGTGCCCGACGCGAAGGTCATCCGCCTCTACATCGACGACGAGCCGTTCGTGGTGGCCGAGGCCGACATCCTCCGCTACTCGCGCCGCGTCGACTTCCGCGACGGCGTCCTCGTCCGCGAGCTGGAGTGGCGCACGCCCTCCGGCAAGCGCGTGCTCATCCGCAGCCGCCGCCTGGTCTCGTTCACCGACCGGCACCTCGCCGTCGTGGAGTACGAGGTGACCATGCTCGACGCCGACGCGTCCGTGCTCATCTCCAGCCAGATCCTGAACCGCCAGGACCTCGGCGACGAGTACCACGCGGGCATGCGCGCCGCGGCGACCTTCGACCCGCGCAAGGCGGAGTCGTTCGCCGACCGGGTGCTCCAGCCGGCCCTCAAGCGGGCCCACGGGACGCGCTACGTCCTCGGCTACCAGACCACCAACTCCGGCATGACGATCGCCGTGGGCGCCGAGCACGACCTCGAGACCGACAACGAGTGGCAGCAGTCCTCGCAGATCGAGGACGATCTCGCCAAGCACGTCTACCGCATTCAGGCGAAGGCGGGGCGCCGGATCCGGGTGGTCAAGACGATCACGTACCACACGTCCCGCGGCGTCCCCCCGCGCGAGCTCGCGGACCGCTGCGACCGCACGCTCGACCGCGCCCTCGAGATGGCGCCGGAGGAGATCTTCGACACCCAGCGCGACTGGCTCGACGACTTCTGGGAGCGCAGCGACGTCGAGCTGCCGGGGCACCCGATCCTGCAGCAGGCCATCCGCTGGAACATCTTCCAGCTCGCGCAGGCGACGGCCCGCACCGACGGCCAGGGCGTCGCGGCCAAGGGCGTCACCGGCTCGGGCTATGGCGGGCACTACTTCTGGGACACCGAGATCTACGTGCTCCCGTTCCTCTCGTACACGGCGCCCAACGTCGCCCGGAACGCCCTGCGCTTCCGCCAGGGCATGCTCGACGCCGCCCGCGAGCGCGCGACCGAGCTGAACCAGCGCGGCGCGCTCTTCCCGTGGCGCACCATCAACGGCCTGGAGTCGTCGGCCTACTACGCCGCCGGCACGGCGCAGTACCACATCGACGCCGACATCACCCACGCCCTGATGCAGTACGTCGCGGCCACCGGCGACGAGGACTTCCTCGCCCGCGGCGCGATCGACATCCTCGTCGAGACCGCGCGCCTCTGGGCCGACCTCGGATTCTGGCGCTCGAACGGCGACCAGAAGTTCCACATCGACGGCGTCACCGGCCCCGACGAATACACGACCGTCGTCGACGACAACCTCTACACGAACGTCATGGCGCGCGCGAACCTCTGGTCGGCCGTCCGGATGTGCGAAGAGCTCATGGTGAAGAACCCCACGGCCTACGCCCGGATGGTGACGCGCCTCGGCCTCGAGGAGCACGAGCTCCGCGGCTGGACCGCCGCCGCCGACGCGATGGAGATCCCCTTCGACGCGCACCGCGGGATCCACCCGCAGGACGCCCAGTTCCTCGACAAGGAGCTGTGGGACCTCGACTCGACGCCGGAGTCGAAGCGCCCGCTCCTGCTGCACTACCACCCGCTGGTGATCTACCGCTTCCAGGTGCTGAAGCAGGCCGACGTCGTGCTGGCGCTGTTCCTCCAGGGCGCCGAGTTCACGCCCGCCGAGAAGCGCCGCAACTTCGAGTACTACGACGCTCTGACGACCGGCGACTCCACGCTCTCCGCGGTGGTCCAGTCGATCATCGCGGCCGAGGTGGGCCACCACCGCCTGGCGCGGAGCTACTTCCTGTCGTCGCTCTTCGTCGACCTCGCCGACCTCCACCACAACACCGCCGACGGCGTGCACGTGGCGTCGACCGGCGGCATCTGGAGCTCGCTCGTCTCGGGCTTCGGCGGCATGCGCGACCACGACGGCCGCATCACGTTCAACCCGCGCCTCCCGGAGGACTGGGAGAAGCTCGTCTTCCGCATGACGATCAAGGGGTCGCGCGTCCGGGTCACGGTCGAGCAGGAGTCGATCACGTTCACCATCGAGGAGGGCGAGGGCGTGACCGTCCACGTCGGCCACGAGAAGTACGAGGTCGCCCGGAGCGCCCCCGTGGTCGTGCCGCTCTCGGATCAGGGTCCGCGGATCGAGACCCCGCCGCCCACGACGAGCGACCTGCGAGGGATGCTGCGGGCCGACGGCTCCGTCGTGACGGCGTCGATCCCGATGATCTCGCTCGATCGCACCGAGATCGACGTCGACGTGCAGGCGTAG